The Aphelocoma coerulescens isolate FSJ_1873_10779 chromosome Z unlocalized genomic scaffold, UR_Acoe_1.0 ChrZ, whole genome shotgun sequence DNA window AACTGAGGCTTTGTTTTGTGTGAAGTGGAATCTAACTTAAGGAATACCTTGATATGTTACTTTGTGATAATGAGCATATTAGTAAGATGAATATATTCAGACAGGTTTATAATTCTGATATACAGACTGTGACATTAACTTCACTTCAtcttttacttatttttccAAATTATGTCACTGTAAATAAATTCCATAAACAAAGCTGTAAATACGTAATTACTCTGGAACTACTTATCTGTGACAAGCCAGTTCCTTTTACGTAGGTACTTTGTGtaggaattattttttcccatagGATTGTGAACTTTGCTGCCTTAGTTATCACTTTTTACAGGATGAAAGATTTTTCAGTTGTTTGCCAGTACACCTGGTGATACTGATTCACCCTGCAATAATGATTCAATGAGAGAAGCTACTGTTTTTGTACTAGTCTAAATTTGTATGGTATAGTTATTGAAGAACACTGAGCATCAGATTCATTTGAAATAGAAGTATACTCGGTTCTGGTATTTCCTGTGACTTGCAGTTATATTTTGCTTACTGCTAATTCTTCAAAAATAAGTTTCTAATTAATAAATATGGAAATTAATAAACATGTGGAAGATTATTTTTCATTGTAAGCTTacttttgtggattttttcaaGGCAAAAATAGCTTTGCAAGcatttgcaaagaaatagaagggAATACTTGTATATAGAAATAATGCATGTACAAGttaattttagttttaaaatacatagTTGTTAAACAAATGCAGGGTGCCTGCAAAGTTTTAGATGCATGCCAGCTATACCTTAAATTTTTTGCTATGAGTAATTAAGAGTTTTATACATTTAAACAATATTGCAAAGGATTAAAAATCTGTGCTTTTCATTGCATGTTGTTTAAGTTTAGAAAAATTTTTTGGGTAAATCTCTGGTTATatccatttaaaaattaaattggagaaaaataaaatagaaacaacaaataaaacagggaaaatAGGGTTTTTTCTAAACGTCTGTGTGTGACATGTATGTTAGTGTTCATGTGAATCTATTCCATCAGTTTCTGTTAGTGGCAGAAAATTCTTGAgcagttgtttattttttgagTTTTACTGTGTTCATCGAagagtttatttatttagagTTTCCTGTAAAGGGCTAGAGACTACCTTGTGACTCCACATTCtgaaaggaatgtgatgaaaaaGAATGTGGGTAGCTTTCAAAATATAAAACTTCTTAGtttttcaaaaccaaaatataaattataaagTGAAGGTTGGTTTGTTTAAAGAAgccttaggggaaaaaaatgttaagtGCCCAAAGCTGGGCCTTTCAATCTCTAATTGGTATCTGACCTAGTTTGAAAAGATGTCATGCGTTTTGTGACTTTCCCTTTCATTTCAACAAAGTGTTGTCTGTACTCGGTGCTTCTAAAAATCTGGTTGCTTACTTACTCAGACCAAGGTTTAGGAGAATGGTTCATGAATAGCCTATAATTATCCAGAAGTGACTCTTCCAAACTGGAAGTTAATATTTTTTCACTCTTAAAGCATGTTCTGAATTCTGATATGCCTCTCCTACAATCACAAATGTCTCTTTTTATAGTATGAAGGATGAAGAAGAACAGATGTGCCCCATTTGTTTGTTAGGCATGCTGGATGAAGAGAGTCTAACTGTGTGTGAAGATGGCTGCAGGAACAAATTACACCACCACTGCATGTCAATATGTATGTTACCTTTGTTTTGTAAAGTTCTGGTGACTCTAAATCTGCAGAAGTACTATAGCTTACTATgagtttgggttgtttttttcctttttaataaaaaaaccccagaaatctgCTCTTAAATGGTGACTGTTAACTCTGAGAATGTGGTACCATTCAGGTACTATTGATACACCTTATTTTATCACTTACTCACAAATCAAGTTTGCAATTTAATGCTCTGATAGAGAAGTTACCTGCAGGTCTAGAGGTTTAAGCTTCTCTTATCTGAATGAAAAGATTATGTCCAATTAGACCAATGTTAGGAATGGCCTTTTAACTCCCTGTGACTTGTCATTAGAATGCATGAAAGTCATATAGTGTCAGCTTGGATTATATAATGAATTATGAAGTATAGTTATATAATACATTAAATAAAGAGTATAAGTATTTACAGTTTGcatttacaaataaaattttCCTATATTTGTGGTGCAAAAGGACTTGAATTGCAGTTCATAACTCAAAATATTCATTGTACTACTGAAGTGAAGCATTTcttcatgcagaaaaaaaaagtttaagcaCCCATATTTTAATGCCCAGGCTGTTAAAAGTGGCTCAGTTCAGAAGCATTTATTATGAAACTGATGTTCTTCAGTAAAACTTAGAAATAGTTATgccattttctggttttgtaccCTGTAAAACTTAAATGCATATTATCCTGTTGCTGTATTCCAGGGGCAGAAGAATGCAGAAGAAACAGAGAGCCACTTATCTGTCCACTTTGTAGATCTAAATGGAGATCTCATGATTTCTATAGGTGAGGATTCAGTTGGTGTATAATAAACTATCTGTTTCTGGATCTTTAATTGATATTTCTGAATATGCTAGAGTATTACCTCAGATGTTTTATTTGTTACCTGTGTTATTTGTTCTTGATCTGTAGTCATGAATTGCCAAGCCCTGTGGACTCTTCTGTTCTCCGTGTGGTTCAGCAACAATCTCAGCAGCAGTCTGCAGTTGGATCACAGAGAAGAATCCAAGATAGCGATTTTAACCTTACTCATTATGGAGTCCAGCAGATCCCTTCTATATATAAAGATTCAGCTGAGCCATGGATTCaggtaattttattttgtgaaaaaCGTAATAGCCTTTAGAGTGTAGAGGTGGGTTCAGCTGAACATGGGTCAAATACTTAAAAATGAGAGAATTGCCATTATTTTTGTCCAGTATAGCCAGCTCTTGATTTCAGGACTGTTAATGTCAATGTCTAGAAACCAACTTCATACTTAATAATTAAAATTCAAAGTGAATTAAGCTGTCCTCACAGTCATTCTCCACTTCTCCTAATAGATTTTTTACAGAACCAGTAGTATATAATTTATGATGTTTTATTTCTATCACAGAATCTGTTTTTTAAGTCACTGTACCTTTGGACATATTTTTGCTGTCAGCCTTGATGATTTTTAACTcatctttcctctttttaattGCTCTTGTTAGGTACTTAAGTTGCAGCATTATTAATTTTGACTCCTGTAATGTTGCTTTCTTCCTTGGCAGGTGTTCGGGATGGAGCTAGTTGGCTGCTTGTTTTCTCGAAACTGGAATATACGAGAGATGGCACTTAGACGTCTTTCCCATGATGTTAGCGGTGCTCTGTTACTGGCTAATGGTGAAAGCACTGGAAACTCTGGAAGCAGCAATGGAAACAACACAAGtgctggagctctgggagcagctAGTGGGTCATCTCAGACCAGTATCTCAGGAGATGTGGTGGTGGaatcctgctgcagtgtgctgtCCATGGTCTGTGCCGACCCTGTCTACAAAGTGTATGTTGCTGCTTTAGTAAGTAGTTGTTTACTTGTTGTATTCTACTCATTTCATAGCTACTTCAGTTTTGAAGGTGGAGGGAATGGGAGAAGATACATGAAGTCAGGAATCCTAGTAATTGTTGCTGAGCACCACTGATGACTTTTAACTATCATTTGAAAGTGGGATGATCAAAATACTCATAAGTTAAAGGATATGACTTCACTGGCACTTGCCACAGTGCTAAGTATTGACAATATTTGTATGTCTTTTCACTCTCAAAGAGGAGGTGACTAACTCTTGCAGTGAATATGTAGTAAGCTATTTATCCTTTGAACATTTCACTGACATTTTGAACACAATTTATGTAGAACTTAATTTACAACTCTTCAATGCTTATTTGCatctctttaaaaataataaaaattgtttAGCTGGTAAGTCGGATTTAGTATgtattgtttttttcctttctcttagaAAACTTTAAGAGCCATGCTGGTGTACACTCCTTGTCATACTTTGGCAGAGAGGACTAAACTACAGCGACTTCTCAAGCCAATTGTAGAGACGATACTAGTTAAATGTGCAGATGCTAACAGGTATGGTGTCTCATGAACTTAATTTTGGATTATTACTGAAATATCTTAAAGCTTCATTTGTTGCTATTCATGTGGAACTAGTTGGTGTTAAAATGTGTGGATTGTAAATATATATCATTGTTTTGCTAGCCTAACTGCTGCTGGCAAACTTCTGGCTTGAAAGATGTAGgttttgaaggaaagtgaatgtatactttgttttcttaagGGCTTTTCCCCCCCATAAAATAAAGGGCAGTCATGAAACCATCCCATCCATCTCTTTTGCTATTGATTTGGTCTAATTCTCATGACTCTCCTTAAAGACTCTCCTTAAAGCTATTAGCAAGTACTCCTCAGTAATCTTCCTGCTTCAGCAAAAGTTGTAACACATCTTTGCCAATAAGTAGTAGCAGTAATTTAACACTTGTGATTTGTAATTCAGAGTGTAATGATAGGAGATGACTATTCAGAGAGAATTGCTCTTGGCTCGAGTCTTCCTGTCCTAGGCTACCCTGTTTGTTCTGCCAGGCCAACCATTTCTTCTCCTGTACTATAAACTAATGCAGAACTCCACCAGCTTGAGTTTCGTCTCTCTAGGTTTAGTTTCTAAGCAGCATTTCTTCTGAAACTGCAGCTAGGGATCCACCCGCAATAGTCTAGCAAGAGAATATCTAAAGTTAAAGTAGTAAGTGAAATAGAACTGTTTCTATGCATTTGGCCACATTTTGCAAGAGAATGagatgatttggggttttgtttgtataTTAGTGATAGACATTACATTTCTGGAAGTATCCTTGTAAAAATGTTGCAACCACTGGTAGCTTACGAAGAGTGCATTATAGAAATTTACTGGAATAAAGTGATGTGAAATCATTTTACATACAATTCCTAGCTGATGATTTCTTAAGTATAATGAATAGAATGTCTTTCCTTGAAAGCATTTTCTAAAGGaattctttttttggttttaatttcttaCAGTCGAACAAGTCAACTTTCAGTCTCAACGCTATTGGAGATGTGTAAAGGTCAAGCAGGCGAGCTGGCAGTTGGGAGAGAAATACTTAAATCTGGTAATAATAACTCTCCATATACAATTGAATTAAATTACAAGCAAATAATACTAGAATTTATCAAGTACAAGCACGGCAAAGAGAACAGTATTTCAGCAGTTAGGAGTGGGGTTAATTTGGGCAAACAATGAATAATTCTGTTTTATACAGTTCTGATCTTCATGTAGACTGTGAATCTAATACCTAATCTTCATTTTATTAACTTTCTTACAGGATCCATTGGTATTGGAGGTGTTGATTATGTCTTAAATTGTATTCTTGGAACTGAAATCGAATCTAGCAACTGGCAAGCACTGCTTGGACGACTTTGTCTAATAGACAGACTTCTCTTGGAATTTCCTGGTGAATTTTATCCCCACATTGTTTGTGGAGATGTCTTGCAGGCTGATGCTATAGTTGACAGGTATTTGCTTGTACTATGTGAATTTTACTCTTTGTAGTTGAATTTGTTGGTGGTGATTTCATAAAAGAAGTAGTTGTTCTAATTCCTGTAAACAAGTAACATGTATTTCTATGCACTGTGTGCTTGCTTTATGGAGTAAAtagttgcattttaaaaaacttCTGACCTGGGAAGCATTTTTGAAGCACCAATGCAACGATAAATCTCCTTCTTACTTCAGAACTGACAGCTAAATACATTATCTTGAAACAGCTTTTTTGGTACTAGTTAACTAGAGGATGTCAGTGTATAAaagacctctttttttttttttaggtataAGAAACTTCTCTCCCTCTTAAATTTCGCCTTGCAGTCGATTGATAATTCCCACTCAATGGTTGGCAAACTGTCGCGGAGAGTATTTCTGAGTGCAGCAAGAATGGTGGCAAGAGTGCCCCAAGTTTTTGTAAAGCTGTTAGATATGTTGAGTGTGACAAGCTCAACTCATTATGCAAGGATGCGTCGACGTCTGATGGCAATAGCAGATGAAATGGAAATTGCAGAAGCAATTCAGCTAGGCATGGAAGAAATGCACTCTGGGGAACGCCGACATGAAGACTTTTTACAGCTACCTGTGCCAGATAACTCTCCAGAAACTACAGAAAATAATACTCCTAACAATACTGTCCAGTTATCAGGGAAGAGTGGGAAAGGTTTAAGTGATAGAAAACTGAGTGCCAGTCCAGATGACATTTCTGAGATGCTAGCTGGCCTTGCTGTGGGACTTCCTGTTTCCTCAGTAACCACTGAGCAACCAAAACCAGCCAttcaaacaaaaggaaaacccCACAGTCAGTGTGTGAACTCTTCTTCCTCATCCGGTCAGTCCCAGTCACTATTCCCAACACTTCTGTCTCCATCAAACCCATCTGTACCAGCTGGCACTGTAACAGATGTCTCTAAACTCAGACCTCAGGGATTTGTTCCCTGCAAAATcccctcaccttctcctcaAACACAGCGGAAACTTTCTCTCCAGTTTCAGCGAAACTGTTCTGAAAGTAAAGAATCTGAGAAACTTTCTCCGGTTTTTACCCAAGCCAGGCCATTGCCATCCAGTCATGTACACAGGCCAAAGCCATCACGACCCACCCCAAGTGATGTGAACAAGCAAGGAGAAACCTTAAAAAGCAGTATGACACTTGACCTGAATGATATTTCACAGTGTGAAGGCAATAGCAGTGCAGTTATACCAAGTGAAGAGACAGTGTTCACACCGGTAGATGAAAAGTGCCGGCTGGATGTTAATGCAGAGCTCAATTCCAGTATTGAGGACCTACTTGAGGCCTCCATGCCAACAAGTGATGGCACAGTTACATTCAAGTCTGAAGTTGCAGTTCTTTCTCCTGAGCGGGCAGAAAATGATGATACTTACAAAGATGATGTAAATCATAATCAAAAATGCAAGGAGAAGATGGAAGCTGAAGAGGAGGAAGCTTTAGCTATTGCTATGGCAATGTCAGCATCCCAAGATGCCTTGCCAGTAATTCCTCAGCTACAGGTCGAAAATGGTGAAGATATCATAATCATTCAGCAGGATGTAAGTATACATATGTGAATTTTAAGTCTCAACTGAGGGTTGCTGAAATTATAAAGCAGTGCTTTTATGTTTCAAAAGTGATAGAAAACATGGTGCTCAATACTCTTTCATAGGAAATGGAATATAAACAGTCTGCCACTTGAGGGTGCTAACAGAAACCTTCCATGTTATTACCAAATCTAGAGAAGGTGTTTGGAAGAGAAACACCATATCATGTATCAACATTTAAAGTGACAAATAAAGAAGTGTAAAATTGGGGAAGCcaggaaataaaaccaaaatttttaaGCAGGAGTAGAACTATACTGAGTCCTAATGCTGACTTACTTTGAAGGCAATTGTACAAAACCAAACtaatttctgaaagaaagagtcGTGAAATATCTTGTTGTCTTCCTATCTTGAGAGAAGATGAGAAATACTTTAgtagtcagaaaaaaaatacaaatatatttgcaaataaacaaaaagctCAAGAAATAAGAACAGAGGAAGGGGTATTTTATTTGGGATCCTTTGAGGTAACAACATGTAAAGCCTAAAATGGAAGGGATAAGTTAAATAGGAAAACAACTTGATTTTGGTTCTGTTTACTGTAGGTGCAAGCTAAAGCCTTAACTAGATGTGAGACTAGGGATAGTAAAAGAAGTCATGTTCCTACTTGTCTCCTCTAATCTTCCCTTTCACCTTCACTTAGTAACACAGAGGAAGCTCTGTTTCTGCATAGAGTAGGAGTATGTGGGTTACAGAATACTCTGGTGTGCTAATCTCAGCTGAGACCTATATAACAAGCAGTACAAAGAAGTGTAAGGGAGAGGAGAGGTATATAAGCTTGGATATTTCCTAACACTTTAGAATGTCGGTATTTTAGATGCATGTTAGTAAACTTGGAATTGATTTTGAATTTAATTTGCAGACACCAGAAACCCTGCCTGGACATACCAAAGCAAAACACCATTACAGAGAAGATGCAGAATGGCTTAAAGGTCAGCAAATTGGTCTTGGAGCTTTCTCTTCCTGTTACCAAGCTCAAGATGTGGGAACAGGGACGTTAATGGCTGTAAAACAGGTAAATACTTCAGGAAAGTACCTCATTTTCTTGTGTTTGCTCTCACAAACCTATTGTGTTCCTGCTTCTTCTACTCCCTGTCATGTGTTCTGACataatacaaaattaaaaaatctctATGTGCATGGTATTAACCATATACATGGAAGTTTTTTCAATTCTTAGAGTGAAAAAGCACCCTTTTTTCTATGCCCATTTTCTCCCATACTTAAGTGTGTTTTTGCTTCTATCAAGTTCATAAATTGGTGGCTGAGTTAGGAATGGAGCCCAGTCTTGATTCCAAATTAATGCCCTATTTGCGAGATAGCTATTTAAAACAGTTTTCCCTCACTTGTCAAGAATATTTTTCCTAAAACTTTAAATGGAGGAAATGTAGTTTAATGTTTGTTTCCTCTGATTCGACTTTGCTGACTGACTAAAGCCAACTTGGAGGCAAGTATTTCTTACTATTCAAATTAATAGATACAGAAGTGTGGCTGAGAAGAGGCCCAAATGCACATGCTTCAGTCAAGATTTTTGAAAGTTTTAGGTGTGAGTAAATTGTTCACACCAGAGCTGCCCTAGGGCTGAATCGGTGGTAACAAAATAGTGGGAATTTTAGTCCAAACACTCTCTTATCAGTTCTACAAGGAACTTATACCTATGGAATTGATTGAATGCTTTGAAGTTACTCAAGGAAAGAGTGTCTGCCACCAGCTGTTTCTTCTTTGAAACTCTTTTGCTTGTGCAGAAGTGGGACTGTCCATGTGGTCCTGGAGAGATGATGATTGTGATGCCTGGGGGAAATTCCCTGCAGCATACCATTATTTCATAAGTAGTATGGATCAGAGCTGAGTGTCTCCAGTTCCATTACTTCTGATCTGTCATGTTCTCCCCTCAGTTGAATTTATGTAACAGCTTtagttttgaaatatttatcaTTAAAGTGGTAACATTTTATAAATAACACTCAGGGTCCTATTTCAGGTCttatctttcttccttttcctcaatATCTGGAAACCAAGGGGTTTTTTGTAGTTTAAACAGGAGAGAACAGAGATGTTTCGCCACTCTGTACTTGgagaggtttttgtttgttcccTAGAAGATCACTCTTAATTTTATGTGACTGTCTCAGATGGACATAGGTTCTCAGCTGATGGGGTTGGAGGTAAAAAAGTAGTTCCAGATGGTGAAAACTGTCCATTCTTTTTGCTGTACTGAGGGGGGATTACAGGACTTGTACTTAAATTAAGTAAGTCTGAATACCATATTTCAAAACAGGTGACATATGTCAGGAACACATCATCTGAGCAAGAAGAGGTAGTTGAAGCACTGAGAGAAGAAATAAGGATGATGAGTCATCTGAACCATCCTAACATTATTCGAATGTTGGGTGCTACATGCGAGAAGAGCAACTATAACCTCTTCATTGAATGGATGGCAGGTAAACAACTGGTGAAAATACCATTTGAGTCTTGAAATACATAGTTTCGTAGTGGATTTTGCATTGCGTGAGGTTGTAAATTTATAGTTTCATTGCTGTGTTGGCAATCAGTATAAATGTCTACTTACAGAACAGCTGAAGTGGTCATAGCAATATTCTTAATGGTGCATCTTTCTGTGATTTGTAATTTTCCATGCCTAACCTGTCTCACAGTTAAAGCAGTTGGAAACCCTGAGGAAAGATTCTATtacttttccttccatttctgaCTCTTAAGTGAGAAGTtggaaataaatcaaaataaattttatttccaaCGGAATGACTATCTCTCAAACTGTTGCATTTTCAGTGTATCTGTGAAGCTTTAggttattattaaaaataactttgctAGAAAGTTTGGAATACCTCTCACTTATTTTTGTCCCaagctttttcttaaaaattgtGTCAGGTGATATGCAGAAGCATTTAAGAACTGAAAAGTAAGTTTCAAATAATAAGTAGTAAGTAGGGCATTtggaaaaattaattcaagTCTTAACTCTCTTAACTGGTAATTTAGtaaaaaattttgaaatcttTCTGTAATTGTATAGAGCAGGGACAAGaaaatctggggtttttttgaaaagtagttttattaattttatgaaTGTGATTGTATGTTGCTGTCATCCAGTTACCAAGACTAGGTTTGGTGTTTTATACACCCttattttctgtgaaagaaaGCATTGCACCTTAACTTATGGTCAGAGTGCTAACATGCAAAGACCCCAAGTATCTGTCATTATGTGAAGTAGtgcaataaatattttctcaaaattAAGAGTGTTAAACTTTTTAAGTGtagttttttaatgaaattttattatttagataATGAAATCTCAGGAATTGTGTTTACCTCATTTGAGCCAAGGTTATATTACAATACTTTGAGAGACAAAttggaaatacaaaatcttcagAATCTATTACCAGTTTTGGAAAATAGAAGAAGATACTGCTTTTCCTTGCTTGTCTGTGTAGTTCTATGTAATGGTTAATAACAaacataaatgaaaatattaagagAGAATTCTTGCTGGAGGTTGCACTTATCTGTTGCCCCAGAGAAAGCTAGTGTTCTGCTGTTTACACGTTAATGGGAATAGATAAAGTGTTGTTTTTAAGGAAGTATAAAATTATTAGGAAGCATGAAGACTTTTGACTTTAATGTGTACAATTGCATGTAGAAAGTAATTGAGGAATGAACTATGTCACTTTCTGcctatgaaattattttaatttttgggggagaaaatcTAGTTATAATTTAGAAATACTAATACCAAGTTCCAGTTTTAGGATGTAGTGTTGCACTCTATTAACAGAAAAGTGTAAATGTTGATAGAATGTACTGTTTTATCTTTTAGGGGGTTCAGTTGCTCATTTGTTAAGTAAATATGGAGCCTTCAAAGAATCGGTTATTATTAATTACACAGAACAACTGTTACGTGGCCTTTCTTACCTCCATGAGAATCAGATAATCCATAGAGATGTTAAAGGTGAGAATTACTAATAATTTCTTCTAAAAAGAAGTATTCAGAAAGCAGCATTTGTTTTGGCCTGAGAGCTGTTCATTCTCTAAGGTACCATCTCAGGAGTGGTATTTCTACTGGGTTTATCTGATCATTCTTGATCATTCCTAAGAAACTCTATTGCTGAAATTAATCAAAATGCTAGTGAACTTAATCAAAATGTTCAAAGCAAGCTTGGGGATATTTGCTACTTAGGCCAACAGTTTAGAAAAATAGTCTTTCTCAGTTGGTTAAAATAAGATGTGAAATTGCcatacagttttaaaatactgcTATTTAAATTAATGTAAATGTTTTATACTGAAATGATAGTAAAGTCTGGGAACAAGCCAAGATAAAGAGGCCAGATTTCTAATGTATGGAAATACTGTGAGGAGTTTTCTTCCTTCATCCTAATTGAACATAAATACAGTTATACTCTGAGTAAAATGTGGACTTCACTGGGAAATACCAGTCTTACTGAACTTTTCCCTTTGATGTCTCTATAGCTGTCCATGAACTAGAGATATATTTAAATAAGTGGCAACGTATCGATGGCAAATGTTTGTCTTTACTAATTCTTTTTGAAATAGTAAAACTTTCAATTGCTCTGTAATTCTCCTTAAAGCAACTCAAGGTTGCTTGATAATGAAATAACTTTAAATTTCATGAGGAGCCACAGGCAAAGAAAGCCTTTGGGGCTTTACGTCACCATTTTCTTCCATTATACCATCTCCAGGCATTGTTCCAGAATCCCGTGTGTTTGCCCTACTTTGAAAGTTTGATTGCTTCTTGAAATCTCTCaaacagcctcaagctgtgtGCAATATCATTCAGGCATAACAGAAAAGTGAGGTTATTAGACCGTATCCTTGATTTTTAGATTTCCTTGATACTGGGGTGGGGAATGTCAACCTATTTCATAATTTTGAAGTGAGGGAGGAAAAGTATCAAGTGTCTGTTCATCCTTTTGCCTTTAATAGAAAGCCAACTAGTAGTATTTTTATTGTGCTGTTGACAGGTGCCAATTTGCTAATTGACAGCACAGGTCATAGATTAAGAATTGCTGAttttggagctgcagccaggttGGCATCAAAAGGAACTGGTGCTGGGGAGTTTCAGGGACAGTTGTTGGGAACTATTGCATTTATGGCACCAGAGGTAAGAAACcaatttttaaagttatttcaaAAAGTTTGTTTGAACTCTTTAAGCTAATTCATGTAGCCACATAACAGAAAAATGCTGTATATGCttcaaatgtgttttaaatgcctttgtTCTAAAGATTAGGAGTGATTCCAACATGGTAATCATGACATTTCTTTCTTGCCGCCAAAGTTGTTTTGAGTAGTTTGCTACAAGATACAATTATCACAAGTGTTGTTACTAACTCCCAAATGACCATTTGCTCAAAAGCTGACCATTGCAAGGTACTTTTCTTGGCACTTGGTCAAGTATTGTATTTACTATGACTAGATCTCTAGACCTGTATAAGTCTTGTGGCATTTACGTCACTCATCACTCTCTTAGCCTGAAATGTTATTCTGAATAAACTTGTCTGATGACATTTTGGAGTTTACTTCTAAATGACTTAAAACTAAGAGACTTTGAAGCGTATAATCTGAATTTTGGTGTTTGCCTGTTCAGGTCCTGAGAGGTCAGCAATATGGAAGGAGCTGTGATGTGTGGAGTGTTGGCTGTGTTGTCATAGAAATGGCTTGTGCTAAACCTCCCTGG harbors:
- the MAP3K1 gene encoding mitogen-activated protein kinase kinase kinase 1 isoform X1; protein product: MAAAAEDRASSSGLSSGGGAEAAAAAACGSLKGGAVAGSVAGSGGGLLREAGGGGCREQRSDWRRKQLRKVRSVELDRLPEAPLFLAAAPAAFSSSSSSSPEPPETLLLHYLPGPPRSSPASPAASPSRCAELLESLPAGSTVGTDPAAERRMEPSPAVSRDMENKETLRGLQKMDDRPEERMIREKLKATCMPAWKHEWLERRSRRGPVVVKPIPGKVDGSEMNKLCLDPQAEGQNTASPTQKGRRSPSPSSSSSSSARTVKSESPGVRRKRVSPVPFQSGRITPPRRAPSPDGFSPYSPEETNRRVNKVMRARLYLLQQIGPNSFLIGGDSPDNKYRVFIGPQTCSCGRGTFCIHLLFVMLRVFQLEPSDPMLWRKTLKNFEVESLFQKYHSRRSSRIKAPSRNTIQKFVSRMSNSHTLSSSSTSTSSSENSMKDEEEQMCPICLLGMLDEESLTVCEDGCRNKLHHHCMSIWAEECRRNREPLICPLCRSKWRSHDFYSHELPSPVDSSVLRVVQQQSQQQSAVGSQRRIQDSDFNLTHYGVQQIPSIYKDSAEPWIQVFGMELVGCLFSRNWNIREMALRRLSHDVSGALLLANGESTGNSGSSNGNNTSAGALGAASGSSQTSISGDVVVESCCSVLSMVCADPVYKVYVAALKTLRAMLVYTPCHTLAERTKLQRLLKPIVETILVKCADANSRTSQLSVSTLLEMCKGQAGELAVGREILKSGSIGIGGVDYVLNCILGTEIESSNWQALLGRLCLIDRLLLEFPGEFYPHIVCGDVLQADAIVDRYKKLLSLLNFALQSIDNSHSMVGKLSRRVFLSAARMVARVPQVFVKLLDMLSVTSSTHYARMRRRLMAIADEMEIAEAIQLGMEEMHSGERRHEDFLQLPVPDNSPETTENNTPNNTVQLSGKSGKGLSDRKLSASPDDISEMLAGLAVGLPVSSVTTEQPKPAIQTKGKPHSQCVNSSSSSGQSQSLFPTLLSPSNPSVPAGTVTDVSKLRPQGFVPCKIPSPSPQTQRKLSLQFQRNCSESKESEKLSPVFTQARPLPSSHVHRPKPSRPTPSDVNKQGETLKSSMTLDLNDISQCEGNSSAVIPSEETVFTPVDEKCRLDVNAELNSSIEDLLEASMPTSDGTVTFKSEVAVLSPERAENDDTYKDDVNHNQKCKEKMEAEEEEALAIAMAMSASQDALPVIPQLQVENGEDIIIIQQDTPETLPGHTKAKHHYREDAEWLKGQQIGLGAFSSCYQAQDVGTGTLMAVKQVTYVRNTSSEQEEVVEALREEIRMMSHLNHPNIIRMLGATCEKSNYNLFIEWMAGGSVAHLLSKYGAFKESVIINYTEQLLRGLSYLHENQIIHRDVKGANLLIDSTGHRLRIADFGAAARLASKGTGAGEFQGQLLGTIAFMAPEVLRGQQYGRSCDVWSVGCVVIEMACAKPPWNAEKHSNHLALIFKIASATTAPSIPTHLSPGLKDVTLRCLELQPQDRPPSRELLKHPVFRTTW
- the MAP3K1 gene encoding mitogen-activated protein kinase kinase kinase 1 isoform X2; this translates as MENKETLRGLQKMDDRPEERMIREKLKATCMPAWKHEWLERRSRRGPVVVKPIPGKVDGSEMNKLCLDPQAEGQNTASPTQKGRRSPSPSSSSSSSARTVKSESPGVRRKRVSPVPFQSGRITPPRRAPSPDGFSPYSPEETNRRVNKVMRARLYLLQQIGPNSFLIGGDSPDNKYRVFIGPQTCSCGRGTFCIHLLFVMLRVFQLEPSDPMLWRKTLKNFEVESLFQKYHSRRSSRIKAPSRNTIQKFVSRMSNSHTLSSSSTSTSSSENSMKDEEEQMCPICLLGMLDEESLTVCEDGCRNKLHHHCMSIWAEECRRNREPLICPLCRSKWRSHDFYSHELPSPVDSSVLRVVQQQSQQQSAVGSQRRIQDSDFNLTHYGVQQIPSIYKDSAEPWIQVFGMELVGCLFSRNWNIREMALRRLSHDVSGALLLANGESTGNSGSSNGNNTSAGALGAASGSSQTSISGDVVVESCCSVLSMVCADPVYKVYVAALKTLRAMLVYTPCHTLAERTKLQRLLKPIVETILVKCADANSRTSQLSVSTLLEMCKGQAGELAVGREILKSGSIGIGGVDYVLNCILGTEIESSNWQALLGRLCLIDRLLLEFPGEFYPHIVCGDVLQADAIVDRYKKLLSLLNFALQSIDNSHSMVGKLSRRVFLSAARMVARVPQVFVKLLDMLSVTSSTHYARMRRRLMAIADEMEIAEAIQLGMEEMHSGERRHEDFLQLPVPDNSPETTENNTPNNTVQLSGKSGKGLSDRKLSASPDDISEMLAGLAVGLPVSSVTTEQPKPAIQTKGKPHSQCVNSSSSSGQSQSLFPTLLSPSNPSVPAGTVTDVSKLRPQGFVPCKIPSPSPQTQRKLSLQFQRNCSESKESEKLSPVFTQARPLPSSHVHRPKPSRPTPSDVNKQGETLKSSMTLDLNDISQCEGNSSAVIPSEETVFTPVDEKCRLDVNAELNSSIEDLLEASMPTSDGTVTFKSEVAVLSPERAENDDTYKDDVNHNQKCKEKMEAEEEEALAIAMAMSASQDALPVIPQLQVENGEDIIIIQQDTPETLPGHTKAKHHYREDAEWLKGQQIGLGAFSSCYQAQDVGTGTLMAVKQVTYVRNTSSEQEEVVEALREEIRMMSHLNHPNIIRMLGATCEKSNYNLFIEWMAGGSVAHLLSKYGAFKESVIINYTEQLLRGLSYLHENQIIHRDVKGANLLIDSTGHRLRIADFGAAARLASKGTGAGEFQGQLLGTIAFMAPEVLRGQQYGRSCDVWSVGCVVIEMACAKPPWNAEKHSNHLALIFKIASATTAPSIPTHLSPGLKDVTLRCLELQPQDRPPSRELLKHPVFRTTW